A single region of the Psychrobacter alimentarius genome encodes:
- the rpsC gene encoding 30S ribosomal protein S3, which yields MGQKVHPIGIRLGVVKKHNANWYANPKQYSEYLINDIQVREYLRKKLDNAMISNIMIERPTGAAKITIATARPGIVIGKKGEDIERLQKELTKIMGVPAQVNIEEITSPDLDARLVADGIASQLERRVMFRRAMKRAVQNSMRSGAKGIKVELSGRLGGAEIARSEWYREGRVPLHTLRADIDYSSVRAETTYGTIGVKVWIFRGEILDGMNSVYNPVNEEKPRAPKRRGRGNGNRRNSDRG from the coding sequence ATGGGTCAAAAAGTACATCCAATCGGAATTCGTCTTGGTGTTGTAAAAAAGCATAATGCAAATTGGTATGCTAACCCTAAACAATACTCAGAATACCTCATCAATGACATTCAAGTTCGTGAATATCTACGCAAAAAGCTAGATAATGCTATGATCAGTAATATCATGATTGAGCGTCCTACTGGTGCTGCTAAGATTACCATCGCCACTGCGCGTCCTGGTATTGTTATCGGTAAGAAAGGCGAAGATATTGAAAGACTTCAAAAAGAATTGACCAAAATTATGGGCGTACCTGCTCAGGTCAACATTGAAGAAATTACTTCACCTGATCTTGATGCACGTTTGGTAGCAGACGGTATCGCAAGCCAGCTTGAGCGTCGTGTTATGTTCCGTCGTGCGATGAAGCGCGCTGTACAGAACAGCATGCGTTCTGGTGCTAAAGGTATTAAAGTTGAGTTGTCTGGCCGTCTTGGCGGTGCTGAGATTGCTCGTAGCGAATGGTATCGTGAAGGTCGTGTGCCATTGCATACACTCCGCGCTGATATTGACTATTCGTCAGTACGTGCAGAGACAACTTACGGCACTATCGGTGTGAAAGTTTGGATTTTCCGTGGCGAAATCCTTGACGGTATGAACAGTGTTTATAATCCCGTCAATGAAGAGAAGCCTCGTGCGCCAAAACGCCGTGGTCGTGGAAACGGAAACCGTCGAAACTCAGACAGAGGTTAA
- the rplP gene encoding 50S ribosomal protein L16 encodes MLQPKRTKFRKMHKGRNTGLAHRGSTVAFGQIGLKSLTRGRMTARQIEAARRTITRKIKRGGKIWIRVFPDKPITNKPLEVRMGKGKGPVEYWVCEIKPGKVLYEIEGVPEELAREAFTLAAAKLPFKTTIVKRTIM; translated from the coding sequence ATGTTACAGCCAAAACGTACCAAGTTTCGTAAAATGCATAAAGGTCGTAACACTGGGCTAGCTCATCGTGGAAGCACCGTTGCATTCGGACAAATTGGTCTAAAATCGTTGACTCGTGGTCGTATGACTGCCCGTCAAATTGAAGCAGCACGTCGTACCATCACTCGTAAAATCAAACGTGGCGGTAAGATTTGGATTCGTGTATTCCCAGACAAACCAATTACCAACAAGCCATTAGAAGTACGTATGGGTAAAGGTAAAGGTCCAGTTGAATATTGGGTATGCGAAATCAAACCTGGTAAAGTGCTATATGAAATTGAAGGGGTACCAGAAGAGCTTGCACGTGAAGCTTTCACGCTTGCTGCAGCAAAACTGCCCTTTAAAACTACCATTGTTAAGCGGACGATAATGTAA
- the rpmC gene encoding 50S ribosomal protein L29 gives MKISELRDKSLEELTQLLDEKQLDAFRIRMAKATGQLGNTHEVRGNRRTIAQIQTLINEKQRGDS, from the coding sequence ATGAAGATCAGTGAATTACGTGATAAATCATTAGAAGAACTGACCCAGTTACTTGATGAAAAGCAACTTGATGCTTTCCGTATTCGTATGGCTAAAGCAACTGGTCAGTTGGGTAATACCCATGAAGTCAGAGGCAATCGTCGTACGATTGCTCAGATTCAGACTTTGATTAACGAGAAACAACGAGGCGACTCATGA
- the rpsQ gene encoding 30S ribosomal protein S17 — protein MSDNNQTATNASVLTGRVVSDKMDKSITVLIERLVRHPLYGKQLRRSTKIKAHDENNVCQQGDLVRIKETRPISKTKSWTLVDVVEKVEKI, from the coding sequence ATGAGCGATAACAATCAAACAGCTACTAATGCTAGCGTATTGACAGGACGAGTTGTCAGCGACAAGATGGACAAGTCCATCACAGTTTTGATTGAGCGCCTGGTTCGTCATCCTTTGTATGGCAAACAGCTTCGTCGTTCTACGAAAATCAAAGCACATGATGAGAATAACGTTTGCCAACAAGGCGATCTTGTCCGCATCAAAGAAACGCGTCCAATCTCTAAAACCAAGTCTTGGACTTTGGTTGATGTGGTTGAAAAAGTAGAAAAAATCTAA
- the rplN gene encoding 50S ribosomal protein L14, which produces MIQVESMLEVADNSGARRVQCIKVLGGSHRRYASVGDIIKVTVKEAIPRGRVKKGDVMNAVVVRTKKGVRRPDGSVLRFDDNAAVLLNQNKAPIATRIFGPVTRELRGDQFMKIVSLAPEVL; this is translated from the coding sequence ATGATTCAGGTTGAGTCAATGCTGGAAGTTGCAGACAATAGCGGTGCAAGGCGAGTTCAGTGCATTAAAGTACTGGGTGGTTCTCATCGTCGTTATGCATCAGTTGGCGACATTATTAAAGTAACGGTTAAAGAAGCCATTCCGCGTGGTCGTGTTAAGAAAGGCGACGTGATGAATGCGGTAGTTGTTCGTACCAAAAAAGGCGTTCGTCGTCCTGATGGTTCTGTGTTGCGTTTTGACGACAATGCTGCGGTATTGTTGAACCAAAATAAGGCACCTATTGCAACTCGTATTTTTGGACCGGTAACTCGTGAACTACGTGGTGATCAGTTTATGAAAATTGTATCACTAGCACCAGAAGTATTGTGA
- the rplX gene encoding 50S ribosomal protein L24 — translation MSKLRKGDTVIVIAGKDKGKQGTVQAVKNDRIKVEGINIVTKHQKPNQATGVEGGILKQEAFLHISNVAILNAQTQKADRITYQFGEDGKKQRVYRSNGEVVATA, via the coding sequence ATGTCAAAATTACGTAAAGGCGATACAGTTATCGTGATTGCTGGTAAAGATAAAGGCAAACAAGGTACTGTGCAAGCTGTAAAAAATGATCGTATTAAAGTTGAAGGCATTAATATTGTCACTAAGCATCAGAAGCCAAATCAGGCGACTGGCGTTGAAGGTGGCATTCTTAAGCAAGAAGCTTTTCTGCATATCTCAAATGTCGCAATCTTAAATGCGCAAACCCAAAAAGCTGATCGTATTACTTATCAGTTTGGCGAAGACGGCAAGAAACAACGCGTCTATCGTTCAAACGGTGAAGTAGTGGCGACTGCGTAA
- the rplE gene encoding 50S ribosomal protein L5, which produces MARLKSLYNDKLKQQIKEELGVANVMQVPKITKITLNMGVGGASQDKKLLEGAVADMTAIAGQKPVVTKARKSVAGFKIREEWPIGCKVTLRGEQMYEFLDRLIAIAIPRIRDFRGFSPKAFDGRGNYSLGIKEQIVFPEVDFDKIDRIRGMDVTITTSAQSDEEGRALLKAFGFPFK; this is translated from the coding sequence ATGGCAAGATTAAAATCTTTATATAACGATAAATTAAAGCAGCAAATCAAAGAAGAGCTTGGTGTTGCAAACGTGATGCAAGTGCCTAAAATCACTAAAATCACATTAAACATGGGTGTAGGCGGCGCGTCTCAAGACAAGAAATTGCTTGAAGGTGCAGTGGCTGATATGACTGCAATTGCTGGTCAAAAGCCCGTTGTCACCAAAGCGCGTAAATCAGTTGCTGGCTTTAAAATTCGTGAAGAATGGCCAATTGGCTGTAAAGTAACGCTACGCGGTGAGCAAATGTACGAATTTTTAGATCGTCTCATTGCCATTGCAATTCCTCGTATTCGTGATTTCCGTGGTTTTTCACCTAAAGCCTTTGACGGACGTGGCAACTACTCATTGGGGATCAAAGAACAGATCGTATTCCCAGAAGTAGATTTTGACAAAATTGATCGTATCCGCGGTATGGATGTGACGATCACCACGTCAGCTCAGTCTGATGAAGAAGGTCGTGCGTTGCTTAAAGCATTCGGCTTCCCATTTAAATAA
- the rpsN gene encoding 30S ribosomal protein S14, whose protein sequence is MAKKSMINRELKREKMVAKYAEKRIKLKETISDMNASDETRMEAMLELQALPRNSSPVRLRNRCAITGRPHGYFRKFGLSRNMLRERVMQGDVPGVRKASW, encoded by the coding sequence ATGGCAAAGAAGAGCATGATTAACCGCGAATTAAAGCGCGAAAAAATGGTTGCTAAATATGCTGAAAAGCGTATCAAGCTAAAAGAAACTATCAGTGATATGAATGCAAGCGACGAAACTCGTATGGAAGCGATGCTAGAGCTACAAGCTCTTCCACGCAATTCATCACCAGTACGTCTACGCAATCGTTGTGCTATCACCGGTCGTCCTCATGGTTACTTCCGCAAGTTTGGCTTATCACGCAATATGCTGCGTGAGCGTGTCATGCAAGGCGATGTGCCTGGTGTTCGTAAAGCAAGCTGGTAA
- the rpsH gene encoding 30S ribosomal protein S8 → MSMQDTVGDMLTRIRNAQMANKVSVAMPNSKLRKSIADLLVSEGYVASAVVTEEENNKATLSIELKYFEGKAVIETIQRFSRPGLRQHRGKDNIPTVKQGMGVAIVSTSQGIMSDRAARAAGIGGEVVAFVA, encoded by the coding sequence ATGAGTATGCAAGATACCGTTGGGGATATGCTAACCCGTATTCGTAACGCACAAATGGCTAACAAAGTATCGGTAGCAATGCCGAACTCTAAATTACGTAAATCAATTGCTGATTTACTAGTTAGCGAAGGTTATGTGGCAAGCGCTGTTGTTACTGAAGAAGAAAACAACAAAGCGACCCTATCTATCGAATTAAAATACTTCGAAGGCAAAGCTGTCATCGAAACTATTCAACGTTTTAGTCGTCCTGGCTTACGCCAGCATCGCGGCAAAGATAATATCCCTACTGTTAAGCAAGGTATGGGTGTTGCTATCGTATCAACTAGCCAAGGCATCATGAGTGATCGTGCTGCACGTGCTGCTGGTATCGGTGGTGAAGTCGTTGCATTTGTTGCCTAA
- the rplF gene encoding 50S ribosomal protein L6, whose product MSRVAKAPVTLPSGVSVTLNDRQVEVKGKNGNLSLRLHELVELKQEDDAIIFSPTVDSKEAMMHTGTMRALLNNYVTGVNEGFERRLQLIGVGYRAQVAGNKVTLNVGYSHPVEYTLPEGVSAETPTQTEIVLKSNNKQQLGQAAANIRGFRPPEPYKGKGIRYSDEHVIRKEAKKK is encoded by the coding sequence ATGTCTCGTGTGGCTAAAGCCCCAGTGACGCTACCAAGTGGTGTAAGCGTTACTTTGAACGATCGGCAGGTCGAAGTTAAAGGCAAGAACGGCAATTTGTCTTTACGCCTGCATGAATTGGTCGAGCTGAAACAGGAAGATGATGCTATCATTTTCTCACCTACAGTCGATTCGAAAGAAGCTATGATGCACACTGGCACCATGCGCGCCCTGCTAAACAACTATGTTACAGGCGTTAATGAAGGCTTTGAAAGACGTCTTCAGTTAATTGGTGTTGGTTATCGCGCTCAAGTTGCTGGTAACAAAGTAACTTTGAACGTTGGTTACTCTCATCCAGTAGAGTATACGTTGCCTGAAGGTGTGTCAGCTGAAACCCCAACGCAAACTGAAATTGTTTTAAAATCAAACAATAAGCAGCAGCTTGGTCAAGCAGCGGCTAATATCCGCGGTTTCCGTCCACCTGAGCCTTATAAAGGTAAAGGTATTCGTTACAGTGATGAACATGTGATTCGCAAAGAAGCTAAGAAAAAATAA
- the rplR gene encoding 50S ribosomal protein L18 yields the protein MFDKKAARLRRAKKTRAHIRVLGAHRLTVNRTPKHIYAQIISPNGGEVIAQASTLDGSLRSGATGNIDAATSVGQLIAERAKAAGITKVAFDRSGFKYHGRVKALAEAARENGLEF from the coding sequence ATGTTTGATAAAAAAGCAGCTCGTCTGCGTCGAGCTAAGAAAACCCGCGCGCATATCCGTGTCTTAGGCGCTCATCGCTTAACGGTTAATCGCACGCCGAAACATATTTATGCCCAGATTATCTCTCCGAACGGTGGTGAAGTGATTGCTCAGGCATCTACCTTGGACGGCAGTTTGCGTTCAGGCGCTACAGGCAATATTGATGCCGCAACGTCTGTGGGTCAATTGATCGCAGAACGTGCAAAAGCAGCTGGTATTACTAAAGTTGCCTTTGACCGTAGTGGTTTTAAATATCATGGTCGAGTAAAAGCTTTAGCGGAAGCTGCTCGCGAAAATGGATTGGAGTTTTAA
- the rpsE gene encoding 30S ribosomal protein S5, with protein MARNDKNDKNEQTDGLVERLVTVDRVAKVVKGGRIFSFTALTVVGDGNGRVGFGRGKAREVPAAIQKALEAAKRNMITVDLNDATLYHPIKARHGASKIYMQPASEGTGVIAGGAMRAVLEVAGVKDVLTKCYGSTNTANVVRATFNGLRDMSTPEKMAAKRGKSVDEILG; from the coding sequence ATGGCTAGAAATGATAAAAATGATAAGAACGAACAAACTGACGGCCTAGTCGAACGCTTGGTTACTGTTGATCGCGTTGCAAAAGTTGTCAAAGGTGGTCGTATTTTTTCTTTCACTGCGTTGACCGTAGTGGGCGATGGCAATGGTCGTGTTGGTTTTGGTCGTGGTAAAGCACGTGAAGTGCCAGCTGCTATTCAAAAAGCACTAGAAGCTGCTAAACGCAATATGATCACTGTTGATCTTAATGATGCAACTTTGTATCATCCAATCAAAGCACGTCATGGCGCAAGTAAAATCTATATGCAACCTGCATCTGAAGGTACTGGCGTAATCGCTGGTGGCGCAATGCGTGCTGTATTAGAAGTTGCTGGTGTCAAAGATGTTTTGACTAAATGTTATGGTTCTACCAATACTGCTAACGTTGTTCGTGCAACGTTTAACGGTTTACGTGATATGTCAACTCCAGAAAAGATGGCAGCTAAACGTGGTAAATCTGTAGACGAAATCTTGGGTTAA
- the rpmD gene encoding 50S ribosomal protein L30 has product MKKMKVTQFKSGAHRLKSHKASLKGLGLRRINHTVEVEDTPSTRGMVNRVNYMVKVEEA; this is encoded by the coding sequence ATGAAAAAAATGAAAGTCACTCAATTTAAATCGGGTGCCCATCGCCTAAAGAGCCACAAAGCGAGCTTGAAAGGATTGGGTTTACGCCGTATTAATCATACTGTTGAAGTAGAAGATACTCCTTCAACCCGTGGTATGGTTAATCGCGTCAACTACATGGTAAAAGTGGAGGAAGCGTAA
- the rplO gene encoding 50S ribosomal protein L15 yields MGLRLNELSPGVGAKKTAQRRGRGIGSGLGKTGGRGVKGQKSRSGSSIRSGFEGGQMPLYRRLPKFGFTSKLAMKTAEVRLSELNKIEGDVVSIETLKAANLIRHDMKRARVMLSGEVTKAYTFKGIKVTKGAKQAIEAAGGSIEE; encoded by the coding sequence ATGGGACTTAGATTAAATGAATTATCACCAGGTGTTGGCGCAAAGAAAACTGCCCAACGTCGTGGTCGTGGTATCGGTTCAGGTCTTGGTAAGACTGGTGGTCGTGGTGTAAAAGGTCAGAAATCTCGTTCAGGTTCTAGCATTCGCTCAGGATTTGAAGGTGGTCAGATGCCTCTATATCGTCGTCTACCAAAATTTGGTTTTACCAGTAAATTGGCAATGAAGACAGCTGAAGTACGTTTGTCTGAACTGAACAAAATTGAAGGCGATGTAGTTAGCATTGAGACACTTAAAGCTGCTAACCTAATCCGTCACGATATGAAGCGTGCACGTGTTATGTTGTCAGGCGAAGTTACTAAAGCTTATACTTTTAAAGGTATCAAAGTAACTAAAGGCGCTAAGCAAGCAATCGAAGCTGCTGGTGGTAGCATCGAGGAGTAG
- the secY gene encoding preprotein translocase subunit SecY, translating to MSSTGIPLNPFAFIRKYDELWTRLLFLIGALIVYRLGSHIPVPGINPVNLADLFSRNENTILSMFNMFSGGALERMSIMALGIMPYISASIIVQMMSAVLPSLEALKKEGEAGRRKLNKYTRQGTLGLALVQSLGMCAGLISQNLTLSSGLTFYIPAVTSLVAGAMFLMWLGEQITERGVGNGISMLIFASIVAGTPGMISQSIEQVNQGQMNLIVLFIFVLLGIAVTAGIVYIERAQRRVPVNYAQKQQQGRKIYAQQQSHLPLKLNMAGVIPAIFASSLLLFPASLGQWVGQSTDPTFTQKILQNMALVLSPGQPLYLVLFGAMIIFFCYFYTALVFSPREVAENLKRSGAYIPGIRPGQQTQRYLDHVLNRLTFIGAMYMTVICLMPMVVQSSFGVPFQLGGTSLLIMVVVVMDFISQIQAHLMTHQYHDQTLIQSPTQS from the coding sequence ATGTCATCGACTGGTATACCGCTTAATCCATTTGCATTCATACGTAAGTATGATGAATTATGGACGCGCTTATTATTCTTAATCGGCGCATTGATTGTTTATCGTTTAGGGTCACATATTCCTGTACCAGGCATTAACCCAGTTAATCTAGCAGATCTGTTTTCGCGCAACGAAAATACTATCTTGAGTATGTTTAACATGTTCTCAGGTGGTGCGCTAGAGCGTATGTCCATTATGGCGCTTGGTATTATGCCATATATTTCAGCATCAATTATTGTACAGATGATGTCTGCGGTATTACCATCGCTTGAAGCTCTTAAAAAAGAGGGTGAGGCGGGACGACGTAAGCTAAACAAGTATACTCGTCAGGGTACACTTGGTTTGGCACTGGTACAATCGTTGGGAATGTGTGCTGGTTTAATCAGTCAAAATCTTACCTTATCATCTGGTCTTACCTTTTATATTCCAGCAGTTACTTCTTTAGTAGCAGGCGCAATGTTCTTAATGTGGCTCGGTGAGCAAATTACAGAGCGTGGTGTTGGTAACGGTATCTCAATGCTCATTTTTGCGAGTATTGTGGCTGGTACGCCAGGTATGATTTCGCAATCTATTGAACAAGTGAATCAAGGTCAAATGAACTTGATTGTACTATTTATTTTTGTGTTATTAGGTATCGCGGTTACTGCTGGTATTGTTTATATTGAACGTGCTCAGCGCCGTGTTCCCGTAAACTACGCACAAAAACAACAACAGGGCCGCAAAATTTACGCTCAGCAGCAGTCACATTTGCCGTTGAAGCTTAATATGGCAGGGGTTATCCCAGCTATTTTTGCAAGTTCATTGTTATTGTTTCCAGCAAGTTTAGGGCAATGGGTTGGTCAGTCAACTGATCCTACTTTTACTCAAAAAATATTGCAAAATATGGCATTGGTATTGTCTCCAGGACAACCGTTATATTTAGTCTTGTTCGGTGCGATGATTATTTTCTTCTGTTACTTTTATACGGCATTGGTATTTAGCCCGCGTGAAGTAGCTGAAAACCTTAAACGTAGTGGTGCGTATATTCCAGGTATTCGCCCAGGCCAACAAACTCAGCGTTATCTCGATCATGTATTAAACCGACTGACCTTTATTGGCGCGATGTATATGACGGTTATTTGTTTAATGCCAATGGTCGTCCAGTCATCGTTTGGTGTACCGTTCCAACTAGGTGGTACGTCTTTACTGATTATGGTGGTTGTGGTAATGGATTTCATCTCGCAGATCCAAGCGCATTTGATGACCCATCAATATCATGATCAGACGTTAATTCAATCGCCCACTCAATCTTAA
- the rpmJ gene encoding 50S ribosomal protein L36, producing MKVQASVKKICGSCKVVRRKGRVHIICTAEPRHKQRQG from the coding sequence ATGAAAGTTCAAGCATCAGTTAAGAAGATTTGTGGTAGCTGTAAAGTTGTGCGCCGTAAAGGCCGTGTACATATTATTTGTACAGCAGAACCGCGCCACAAGCAACGTCAAGGTTAA
- the rpsM gene encoding 30S ribosomal protein S13: MARIAGVNIPDNKHAVISLTYIFGVGRTTAQKILEAVGIAPTTKVSQLDDTQLDAIRAQVANYMTEGDLRREVSMNIKRLVDLGCYRGIRHRRNLPVRGQNTKNNARTRKGPTRPLKR, translated from the coding sequence ATGGCTCGTATTGCCGGCGTAAACATCCCGGATAATAAGCATGCTGTTATTTCACTAACTTACATCTTTGGTGTAGGTCGTACCACTGCTCAGAAAATCTTAGAAGCAGTTGGCATTGCCCCTACTACTAAAGTTAGTCAGTTAGATGATACACAGTTAGATGCTATCCGTGCACAAGTTGCAAATTACATGACCGAGGGTGACCTTCGTCGTGAAGTTTCAATGAATATTAAGCGTTTAGTTGATCTTGGTTGTTACCGTGGCATCCGCCATCGTCGTAACCTACCAGTTAGAGGTCAGAACACCAAGAACAACGCTCGTACTCGTAAGGGTCCGACACGTCCTCTCAAAAGATAA
- the rpsK gene encoding 30S ribosomal protein S11 produces MAKDTRSRKKVTRRSVSEGIAHIHASFNNTIVTITDRQGNALAWATSGGQGFRGSRKSTPFAAQVAAEVAGKAAQEYGVKNIDVLVKGPGPGRESAVRALGALGYKVNSISDVTPIPHNGCRAPKKRRV; encoded by the coding sequence ATGGCAAAAGACACTCGCAGTCGCAAAAAGGTGACTCGCCGTTCAGTATCGGAGGGCATAGCCCATATCCATGCGTCTTTTAATAACACCATTGTTACGATTACCGATCGTCAAGGTAATGCATTGGCTTGGGCCACTTCAGGTGGACAAGGCTTCCGTGGTTCACGTAAATCTACACCATTTGCAGCTCAGGTTGCAGCTGAAGTCGCTGGTAAAGCGGCTCAAGAATATGGTGTTAAGAATATCGACGTTTTGGTCAAAGGACCAGGACCGGGTCGTGAGTCTGCGGTAAGAGCACTAGGTGCATTGGGTTATAAAGTTAACAGCATCTCTGATGTAACCCCAATCCCACACAATGGTTGCCGTGCGCCGAAAAAGCGCCGCGTCTAA
- the rpsD gene encoding 30S ribosomal protein S4 has translation MARYIGPKLKLSRREGTDLGLKSGVKPYDVKTKKAGRPPGQHGVSRNKTSEYALQLREKQKVKRIYGVLERQFANYYKEAARKRGATGENLLAMLESRLDNVVYRMGFGSTRAEARQLVSHRTVMVKKAGRDEFVRVNIPSIQLQDGDVIAIQEKSREQLRIKNAIELATQRGIPEWLDVDHSKLQGTFKKAPDRIDLPAEINESLIVELYSK, from the coding sequence ATGGCCCGCTATATTGGACCAAAACTAAAATTATCACGTCGTGAAGGTACGGACTTAGGTCTTAAGTCTGGCGTTAAACCATACGATGTAAAAACGAAAAAAGCTGGTCGTCCACCAGGTCAACACGGTGTAAGCCGTAATAAGACCTCAGAATATGCTTTACAGCTGCGTGAAAAGCAAAAAGTTAAGCGTATTTATGGTGTATTAGAGCGTCAGTTTGCTAATTACTATAAAGAAGCTGCTCGTAAGCGTGGCGCTACTGGTGAAAACTTGCTAGCAATGCTTGAGAGCCGTCTAGATAACGTGGTATATCGCATGGGCTTTGGCTCAACTCGCGCTGAAGCACGTCAGCTAGTCAGTCATCGTACTGTTATGGTAAAGAAAGCTGGTCGTGATGAGTTTGTTCGTGTGAACATTCCATCAATTCAGCTTCAAGATGGTGATGTCATCGCTATCCAAGAGAAATCTCGCGAACAGCTACGTATTAAAAACGCTATTGAACTAGCGACACAACGTGGTATTCCAGAATGGCTTGATGTTGATCACAGCAAATTACAAGGCACGTTCAAAAAAGCGCCTGATCGTATTGATCTACCTGCTGAAATCAACGAAAGCTTGATCGTTGAGCTATACTCTAAGTAA
- a CDS encoding DNA-directed RNA polymerase subunit alpha yields the protein MMLNATEFLTPNAINVDTVNETIAKVTLEPLERGFGHTLGNALRRILLSSLPGAAVIEAEIDGVDHEYSTLEGLQEDVLDLLLNLKGLAITLHDQNEVFLTLDKQGPGTITAADIALPHNVDIINPELVLGTLSDRGHLKMRLRVVMGRGYEPANQRREDGDTKAIGRLKLDASFSPVLRVAYQVENARVEQRTDLDRLIIELETNGTIDPEEAIRKAATILQQQISIFVDLEAEEAPEPVKEKEEVDPVLLRPVDDLELTVRSANCLKAENIYYIGDLVQRSETELLKTPNLGKKSLTEIKDVLASKDLELGMRLDNWPPADLRVDDRFSYRSR from the coding sequence ATGATGCTAAATGCAACTGAGTTTCTAACGCCTAACGCCATTAATGTGGATACGGTTAACGAAACGATTGCGAAAGTCACGCTCGAACCGTTAGAACGCGGCTTTGGGCATACCCTAGGTAATGCTTTACGCCGCATCTTGTTATCTTCATTACCTGGTGCTGCAGTCATTGAAGCTGAGATTGATGGTGTTGACCATGAATACTCAACGCTTGAAGGGCTACAAGAAGATGTACTTGACTTGCTTTTGAATCTGAAAGGCTTGGCAATCACACTTCATGACCAAAATGAAGTATTTTTGACCTTGGATAAACAAGGTCCAGGCACTATTACTGCTGCAGATATCGCGTTACCGCATAATGTAGACATTATCAATCCAGAATTGGTATTGGGTACATTGAGCGACCGTGGTCATCTTAAGATGCGTTTGCGTGTAGTAATGGGTCGTGGATATGAGCCAGCAAACCAGCGCCGTGAAGATGGCGATACCAAAGCAATTGGACGTTTGAAGCTTGATGCAAGTTTTAGTCCTGTGCTTCGTGTTGCTTATCAGGTTGAGAACGCTCGTGTAGAGCAGCGTACTGATCTTGATCGTCTTATCATTGAGCTTGAAACTAATGGCACTATAGATCCAGAAGAAGCAATTCGTAAAGCAGCCACTATTTTACAACAACAGATTTCTATCTTTGTTGACCTAGAAGCTGAAGAAGCGCCTGAGCCTGTGAAAGAAAAAGAAGAGGTTGATCCGGTGCTATTACGCCCTGTGGACGATCTTGAACTAACGGTTCGCTCAGCCAACTGCTTGAAAGCTGAAAACATTTACTATATCGGTGATTTGGTACAACGTTCAGAGACTGAACTATTAAAAACCCCAAATCTTGGTAAGAAATCATTAACGGAAATCAAAGACGTTTTAGCGTCTAAAGATTTAGAGCTCGGTATGCGCCTAGATAACTGGCCACCAGCTGATTTACGCGTTGATGATCGCTTTTCTTATCGTAGCCGTTAA
- the rplQ gene encoding 50S ribosomal protein L17, with translation MRHRKSGVKLGRTGSHRKAMFQNMTNSLFEHELIKTTLPKAKELRRVAEPLITMAKEDSVANRRLAFSRMRSKAMVGKLFGTLGPRYQTRPGGYLRIVKCGYRDGDNAPMAYVELVDRD, from the coding sequence ATGCGCCATCGTAAGAGTGGAGTCAAGCTGGGTCGTACCGGCAGTCATCGTAAGGCAATGTTTCAGAACATGACTAACTCATTATTTGAGCATGAACTGATCAAAACAACTTTACCAAAAGCTAAAGAATTACGTCGCGTTGCCGAGCCATTAATCACTATGGCTAAAGAAGACAGCGTTGCTAATCGTCGTTTAGCATTTAGCCGTATGCGTAGCAAAGCTATGGTAGGCAAATTATTTGGCACGTTAGGTCCTCGTTACCAGACGCGTCCAGGTGGTTACTTGCGTATCGTAAAATGTGGTTACCGTGACGGTGACAATGCGCCAATGGCTTATGTAGAATTGGTTGATCGTGACTAA